A genomic region of Miscanthus floridulus cultivar M001 chromosome 3, ASM1932011v1, whole genome shotgun sequence contains the following coding sequences:
- the LOC136547021 gene encoding uncharacterized protein, which translates to MNKPADASGAQTSFRWEKCLTGTSGVLTPFRRAAKRPSALRHPRRPCSSAQIPSPGAKRKYSIVCFEAMIKALAAPALIKVAALAPAQRDWANLGDGPAGLIAELALASDVADYVRFRAVCRPWRQCSPDPRAGGLDVRFLPRRWIMLDKALAGPCHHRFLNVSTGECIRMSLLPELSVGEHRFLAVTPECLLLLFHEPTTIARLLNPLTRQLIDLPPLTAFVQGGDDCDEPEEQGPFVQAVGLTEDSTVAVSFSYPMKLAFAKPGDDSWTVVNDGYIDSALPFAGRFYCATYRGVMVLNTTSSDQQQPPRLIMVADLKKSFIYFSQMMDILHLVDNGGELMLVHRTTGEGNFREYNVYRLDLEAGILIRVKRLNGRAVFMGMLRTISVSVEAFPYVTADTIYLGYECDINTEYNIADGSRYSRTRIYDRSVSPGTIVESLICYCIQDQDIGNQLV; encoded by the exons ATGAATAAGCCGGCGGATGCCTCTGGAGCCCAGACCTCCTTCCGGTGGGAAAAGTGTCTGACGGGGACCTCCGGAGTCCTGACCCCCTTCCGGCGGGCAGCGAAGCGACCGAGCGCCCTTCGCCATCCGCGCCGCCCCTGCTCTTCCGCCCAGATCCCTTCACCGGGAGCGAAGCGAAAATACTCGATCGTTTGCTTCGAGGCGATGATCAAAGCGCTGGCCGCTCCAGCTCTAATAAAAG TGGCAGCACTAGCACCTGCACAAAGGGACTGGGCGAACCTTGGGGACGGGCCGGCCGGCCTGATCGCCGAGCTTGCCCTCGCCAGCGACGTAGCCGACTATGTCCGCTTCCGCGCCGTGTGCCGACCGTGGCGGCAGTGCTCTCCAGACCCGCGCGCCGGCGGCCTGGACGTGCGCTTTCTACCCCGCCGGTGGATCATGCTTGACAAAGCACTTGCAGGGCCCTGCCACCATCGCTTCCTCAACGTGTCTACTGGCGAGTGCATTCGGATGAGCCTCCTCCCGGAGCTATCGGTGGGGGAGCACAGGTTTCTCGCGGTCACCCCCGAGTGCCTCCTGCTGCTTTTCCACGAACCCACAACGATTGCTCGACTGCTTAACCCGCTCACGCGCCAGCTCATCGACCTTCCCCCTCTGACCGCATTCGTGCAAGGTGGAGACGACTGTGATGAGCCGGAAGAGCAAGGTCCTTTTGTGCAAGCCGTTGGCCTCACTGAGGACTCCACAGTGGCAGTCTCCTTCTCCTATCCCATGAAGCTTGCTTTCGCTAAGCCTGGTGACGACAGTTGGACTGTGGTAAATGACGGATACATAGATTCAGCTTTGCCTTTTGCGGGGCGTTTCTACTGCGCCACCTACAGAGGTGTCATGGTGCTGAACACCACTTCTTCAGATCAGCAGCAGCCACCACGGCTGATCATGGTTGCTGACCTGAAGAagtcatttatttatttttcccaAATGATGGACATCCTTCACCTGGTGGACAATGGTGGAGAACTGATGCTGGTGCACCGAACTACTGGCGAGGGCAACTTCAGGGAGTATAATGTTTATAGATTGGATTTGGAAGCTGGGATCTTGATCCGAGTCAAGCGCCTCAACGGACGTGCCGTGTTCATGGGCATGCTGCGCACCATTTCAGTATCAGTAGAGGCCTTTCCCTATGTCACTGCTGATACCATCTATTTGGGGTATGAATGTGATATCAACACTGAGTACAATATTGCAGATGGAAGCAGATACAGTCGGACTCGGATCTACGATAGATCGGTATCCCCAGGTACCATTGTCGAAAGTCTGATCTGCTACTGCATCCAGGACCAGGACATTGGCAATCAACTTGTCTGA